The proteins below come from a single Salipiger abyssi genomic window:
- the repA gene encoding plasmid partitioning protein RepA produces MEDIFVQEDLNTVIREHSEMLATQLHAQGESLFPPDASKSMRKFTSGEAAAMLGVNDSYLRKLHLEGRGPSPELTPGNRRLYSVQDLVDLRVLLEKTARKPGDYLPGRRLAPEGSDSKYIDRMQIIGVMNFKGGSGKTTTSAHLAQRLALLGYRVLAIDLDPQASLTALHGVQPEYDLLDGGTLYDAIRYDDPAPISTVIRKTYIPGLDLIPGNLELMEFEHDTPRALAQGNAGLFFFRVKEALSQVDSDYDVVVIDCPPQLGFLTMSALSAATGVLVTIHPEMLDVMSMSQFLRMTADLMDVIAESGADMKHDWMRYLLTRYEPTDAPQNRIVAFLRTMYGEKVLNAPMLKSTAISDAGLTKQTLYEVERSAFTRSTYDRAIESLNAVNDEIAALIQATWGRK; encoded by the coding sequence ATGGAAGATATCTTCGTTCAGGAAGACCTCAATACGGTTATACGCGAGCATTCGGAAATGCTCGCCACCCAGCTCCATGCGCAGGGTGAGAGCCTGTTTCCGCCCGATGCCTCCAAGAGCATGCGCAAGTTCACCTCCGGCGAGGCAGCGGCGATGCTCGGCGTCAATGACAGCTACCTGCGCAAGCTGCATCTCGAAGGCCGCGGCCCCTCGCCCGAGCTGACGCCGGGCAATCGCAGGCTCTATTCCGTGCAGGATCTCGTGGATCTGCGGGTGCTGCTGGAAAAGACCGCCCGCAAGCCCGGCGATTACCTGCCCGGACGGCGCCTCGCGCCCGAGGGCAGCGACAGCAAATATATCGACCGCATGCAGATCATCGGCGTGATGAACTTCAAGGGCGGCTCGGGCAAGACCACCACCTCCGCGCATCTGGCGCAGCGGCTGGCGCTGCTCGGCTACCGCGTGCTGGCCATCGACCTCGATCCGCAGGCCTCGCTCACCGCGCTGCACGGCGTGCAGCCGGAATACGACCTGCTCGACGGCGGCACGCTCTACGACGCCATCCGCTATGACGATCCGGCGCCGATCTCCACCGTCATCCGCAAGACCTATATCCCCGGGCTCGATCTCATCCCCGGCAATCTCGAACTGATGGAATTCGAGCACGACACCCCGCGCGCACTGGCGCAGGGCAATGCTGGGCTGTTCTTTTTCCGGGTGAAAGAGGCTCTGTCCCAGGTCGATTCCGACTATGACGTCGTGGTGATCGACTGCCCGCCGCAGCTCGGCTTTCTCACCATGTCGGCGCTCTCCGCCGCCACCGGCGTGCTGGTGACCATCCACCCCGAGATGCTCGACGTGATGTCGATGTCGCAATTCCTGCGCATGACCGCCGACCTGATGGACGTGATCGCCGAATCCGGCGCCGACATGAAACACGACTGGATGCGCTATCTGTTAACGCGGTATGAACCCACCGACGCCCCTCAGAACCGGATCGTCGCCTTTCTCCGGACCATGTATGGCGAGAAGGTGCTGAACGCGCCGATGCTGAAATCCACCGCGATCTCGGATGCCGGGCTGACCAAACAGACACTCTACGAGGTCGAGCGCTCAGCCTTCACCCGGTCCACCTATGATCGCGCCATCGAAAGCCTGAATGCGGTGAACGATGAGATCGCCGCGCTGATTCAGGCGACATGGGGACGCAAATGA
- a CDS encoding ABC transporter substrate-binding protein, with translation MKHLLGAASAAALALSMAAPASAQDDGLKIGMTFQEMNNPYFVSMQEALMGAAEDLGAEVVVTDAGHDVAKQISDVEDMLTQGIDILLLNPTDSAGIEAAVHMAKAQDVIVVAVDANANGPVDTFVGSKNRDAGYQSCKYLADELGGEGEVAILDGIPVVPILQRVEGCKAAFDEYEGIELVDTQNGRQDRSVALGVVENMIQSHQNLAGIFSVNDGGAMGALAAIQGSGRDIKLTSVDGAPEAVEAIAAGGPFIETTAQFPRDQVRVGLAMALAQKWGARVVPAEVPIDVRVVDAENAADFSW, from the coding sequence ATGAAACATCTGCTCGGAGCCGCATCGGCGGCTGCACTCGCACTCTCGATGGCCGCGCCGGCCTCGGCCCAGGACGACGGGCTGAAGATCGGCATGACCTTCCAGGAGATGAACAACCCCTATTTCGTCTCGATGCAGGAGGCGCTGATGGGCGCCGCCGAGGATCTTGGCGCCGAGGTCGTGGTGACCGATGCGGGCCATGACGTGGCCAAGCAGATCTCGGATGTCGAGGACATGCTGACCCAGGGCATCGACATCCTGCTGCTGAACCCGACCGACAGCGCCGGCATCGAGGCCGCCGTGCACATGGCCAAGGCGCAGGACGTGATCGTCGTCGCGGTCGATGCCAATGCCAACGGCCCGGTCGACACCTTTGTCGGTTCCAAGAACCGCGACGCGGGCTATCAGTCCTGCAAGTATCTCGCCGACGAGCTGGGCGGCGAGGGCGAGGTCGCGATCCTCGACGGTATCCCGGTGGTGCCGATCCTTCAGCGCGTCGAGGGCTGCAAGGCGGCGTTCGACGAATACGAGGGCATCGAGCTGGTCGACACCCAGAACGGCCGTCAGGACCGCTCGGTCGCGCTTGGCGTGGTCGAGAACATGATCCAGTCGCACCAGAACCTCGCCGGCATCTTCTCGGTCAATGACGGCGGCGCCATGGGTGCGCTGGCGGCGATCCAGGGCTCGGGCCGCGACATCAAGCTGACCTCGGTCGACGGGGCGCCGGAAGCGGTGGAGGCCATCGCCGCGGGCGGGCCGTTCATCGAGACCACCGCGCAGTTCCCGCGCGATCAGGTGCGCGTCGGCCTCGCCATGGCGCTGGCGCAGAAATGGGGCGCACGCGTGGTGCCCGCCGAGGTGCCGATCGACGTGCGCGTGGTCGATGCCGAGAATGCCGCCGATTTCAGCTGGTAA
- a CDS encoding sugar ABC transporter ATP-binding protein, which yields MLQLTGIKKRFGTIQVLHGVDLDVRAGEVHALLGENGAGKSTLMKILTGIIQPSEGTITIEGEPRQFSNYDEAIAAGIGIVFQEFSLIPYLTAVENMFLAREIRNRFGLLDRRAMHDRAKEILARLEVDVPLDVPIAKLSVAEQQFVEIAKALSLNARILVLDEPTATLTPSEVAHLFKVMRELRKQGVAIIFISHHLEEIFEICDRITVLRDGEFVGDCLVSETDTDRLVEMMVGRRIENSFPEKPGPRADARVMLECEEVQLRKGGPVSDFVLREGEILGFAGLVGSGRSETALAMLGAFPAARCKVLVDGVETRFREPAEALAHGIGLLPESRKEQGLITSFPILQNISINNYGKYRRGHWFIDLKKELADTEAAMKEVRVKAPGPMARVDTLSGGNQQKVVIARWLNHQMKVLIFDEPTRGIDVGAKAEIYQLMRAFTAQGYAIIMISSELPEVIGMSDRVCVFRQGGIVATVEGDAINSEEIMSHATTGRVRHVA from the coding sequence ATGCTGCAACTGACCGGAATCAAGAAGCGCTTCGGCACGATCCAGGTGCTGCACGGGGTGGATCTGGATGTGCGGGCCGGCGAGGTTCACGCCCTGCTGGGCGAGAACGGCGCGGGCAAATCGACGCTGATGAAGATCCTCACCGGCATCATCCAGCCCAGCGAGGGCACCATCACCATCGAGGGCGAGCCGCGCCAGTTCTCGAATTACGACGAGGCCATCGCGGCGGGCATCGGCATCGTCTTTCAGGAATTCAGCCTGATCCCCTATCTGACGGCGGTGGAGAACATGTTTCTCGCCCGCGAGATCCGCAATCGCTTCGGCCTGCTCGACCGCCGCGCCATGCATGATCGCGCGAAAGAGATCCTCGCCCGGCTCGAGGTCGACGTGCCGCTGGATGTGCCCATCGCCAAGCTCTCGGTCGCGGAACAGCAATTCGTCGAGATCGCAAAGGCGCTGTCGCTGAATGCGCGCATCCTCGTGCTGGACGAGCCCACCGCGACGCTGACCCCCTCGGAGGTGGCGCATCTCTTCAAGGTGATGCGCGAACTGCGCAAGCAGGGCGTGGCGATCATCTTCATCTCGCACCATCTTGAAGAGATCTTCGAGATCTGCGACCGCATCACCGTGCTGCGCGACGGCGAGTTCGTCGGCGATTGCCTGGTGTCCGAGACCGATACCGACCGGCTGGTCGAGATGATGGTCGGGCGCCGGATCGAGAACAGCTTTCCCGAAAAGCCCGGCCCGCGCGCCGATGCCAGGGTCATGCTGGAATGCGAGGAGGTGCAGCTCCGCAAGGGCGGGCCGGTGTCGGATTTCGTGCTGCGCGAGGGCGAGATCCTCGGCTTTGCCGGGCTGGTGGGCTCGGGCCGGTCGGAAACCGCGCTGGCGATGCTGGGCGCGTTCCCGGCGGCGCGCTGCAAGGTGCTGGTGGACGGGGTGGAAACCCGGTTCAGGGAGCCCGCCGAGGCGCTGGCGCATGGCATCGGCCTGCTGCCCGAAAGCCGCAAGGAACAGGGGCTGATCACCAGTTTCCCGATCCTTCAGAACATCTCGATCAACAATTACGGCAAGTATCGCCGCGGCCACTGGTTCATCGACCTCAAGAAGGAGCTGGCCGATACCGAGGCCGCGATGAAGGAGGTCCGCGTCAAGGCGCCGGGCCCGATGGCGCGGGTCGATACGCTGTCGGGCGGCAACCAGCAGAAGGTGGTGATCGCCCGCTGGCTGAACCACCAGATGAAGGTGCTGATCTTCGACGAGCCGACACGCGGCATCGACGTCGGCGCCAAGGCCGAGATTTACCAGCTCATGCGCGCGTTCACCGCGCAGGGCTATGCCATCATCATGATTTCCTCCGAGCTGCCCGAAGTGATCGGCATGTCGGACCGGGTCTGCGTCTTCCGCCAGGGCGGGATCGTCGCGACCGTCGAGGGCGACGCCATCAATTCCGAGGAAATCATGTCCCACGCCACGACCGGGAGGGTCAGACATGTCGCATAA
- the repC gene encoding plasmid replication protein RepC, protein MDYRPITPFGRPVEAGQLQASLRHRDAETTPCPAVDKWQALRSLSAAREIYGLSDRDLAVLQALISFHPETRLDPSAGAPVVYPSNASICERLNGMPCSTMRRHLGHLVAAGILLRRDSPNGKRYARRLAGTKVAYGFDLTPLAHRFAEFQDAAERLKARNDRLRHLREIVSLMRRDLAALAEFGAMEHPDAASWDAFDDLARLTARTLRRKLDEDKLTAIQATLTDALTTAQQALELVKTPNLSSSDDRIEQHHQSSEKDSFESEHGCESAKANTTPGQNKELGVAEASANASATVVPLPETRTPPLRMVLSVCGELQSYSPDPIRGWPDLIAAAERLYPMAGISPDCWEDAVGVMGREQAAIVLAAMLERFTEIRSPGAYLRHLARMASEGRFSSGPMLAALTRRAA, encoded by the coding sequence ATGGACTATCGACCCATCACGCCTTTCGGGCGGCCGGTGGAGGCTGGCCAATTGCAGGCGAGCCTCCGGCATCGTGACGCGGAAACCACCCCCTGCCCCGCCGTCGACAAGTGGCAGGCCCTGCGCAGCCTTTCCGCCGCGCGCGAAATCTACGGCCTCTCGGATCGCGACCTCGCTGTGTTGCAGGCGCTCATCAGCTTTCACCCCGAGACCCGGCTCGACCCGAGCGCCGGCGCCCCGGTGGTCTACCCGTCCAACGCCTCGATCTGCGAGCGGCTGAACGGCATGCCCTGCTCGACCATGCGCCGCCATCTCGGCCATCTCGTCGCCGCCGGCATCCTCCTGCGCCGCGACAGCCCGAACGGCAAGCGCTACGCCCGCCGCCTCGCCGGAACCAAGGTCGCCTATGGCTTCGACCTCACGCCCCTCGCGCATCGCTTTGCCGAATTCCAGGACGCCGCCGAGCGGCTGAAGGCCCGCAACGACCGCCTGCGGCACCTGCGCGAGATCGTCAGCCTGATGCGCCGCGACCTCGCCGCCCTCGCCGAGTTCGGCGCCATGGAACATCCGGACGCCGCTTCATGGGATGCCTTCGACGACCTCGCCCGGCTCACCGCACGGACGCTGCGCCGCAAGCTCGACGAGGACAAGCTGACGGCCATTCAGGCCACTCTGACCGACGCATTGACCACCGCGCAGCAGGCGCTGGAGCTTGTGAAAACACCGAATCTGAGCAGCAGTGACGACCGGATTGAGCAGCACCATCAGAGTTCAGAAAAAGACTCTTTTGAATCTGAACACGGCTGTGAAAGCGCTAAGGCGAACACCACACCGGGGCAGAACAAGGAGCTTGGTGTCGCCGAGGCATCCGCAAACGCTTCGGCAACTGTCGTGCCGTTGCCAGAGACCCGTACGCCGCCTTTACGGATGGTTCTCTCCGTTTGCGGAGAATTGCAGAGCTACAGCCCGGATCCCATTCGCGGCTGGCCGGACCTGATCGCAGCGGCCGAGAGGCTCTATCCTATGGCCGGAATCTCGCCGGATTGCTGGGAAGACGCGGTAGGTGTGATGGGGCGCGAGCAGGCCGCCATCGTGCTGGCGGCGATGCTTGAACGGTTCACCGAGATCCGCTCACCAGGAGCCTATCTGCGGCATCTGGCGCGAATGGCATCCGAAGGCAGATTTTCCAGCGGCCCGATGCTCGCCGCGCTCACACGACGCGCGGCCTGA
- the xylB gene encoding xylulokinase, with translation MYLGIDMGTSGIKAMLVDERFETVAVAHAALDVSRPHSGWSEQAPADWIAATETVLDSLRASHGEALATLRGIGLSGHMHGATLLDASDAVLRPCILWNDGRSGAQCETLTARADFHGIAGNLVMAGFTAPKLLWVAENEPEIFAKTAKVLLPKDYLRLWLTGEHVSEMSDAAGTLWLDTGRRDWSDTLLEATGLTRDHMPALVEGSDVSGHLRKDLAERWGVAQVPVAGGAGDNAATACGMGVMRPGTGFLSLGTSGVLFAASDRYQPNTGDAVHTFCHAVPETWHQMGVILSASDSMSWLSEITGRGVPELAALVPERVEAPARVTFLPYLSGERTPLNDPGAAGAFVGLRRDVALPEMVQAVMEGVAMAFADSVRVLRKAGTPIEAAFAVGGGARSRAWLTLCASITGLRLLVPKDGDFGAAFGAAKLAAAAATGETGDAIFAQPEVGEEILPDTDLREAYAKKYDAYMRGYPAVKSLEF, from the coding sequence ATGTATCTCGGGATCGACATGGGCACCTCGGGCATCAAGGCGATGCTGGTGGACGAGCGGTTCGAGACGGTGGCGGTGGCGCATGCGGCGCTGGACGTGTCGCGCCCGCATTCGGGCTGGTCCGAACAGGCGCCCGCCGACTGGATCGCCGCCACCGAGACGGTGCTGGACAGCTTGCGCGCCTCGCACGGGGAGGCGCTGGCGACCCTTCGGGGCATCGGCCTTTCGGGGCATATGCACGGGGCGACGCTGCTCGATGCCTCGGACGCGGTGCTGCGGCCCTGCATCCTGTGGAATGACGGGCGCTCGGGCGCGCAATGCGAGACGCTGACCGCGCGGGCGGATTTCCACGGCATCGCCGGCAATCTGGTGATGGCGGGCTTTACCGCGCCCAAGCTGCTCTGGGTCGCCGAGAACGAGCCGGAGATCTTTGCGAAGACCGCCAAGGTGCTGCTGCCCAAGGATTACCTGCGGCTGTGGCTGACCGGCGAGCATGTCTCGGAGATGTCGGATGCCGCCGGCACGCTGTGGCTGGATACCGGCCGGCGCGACTGGTCGGATACGCTGCTGGAGGCCACCGGGCTGACGCGCGACCACATGCCAGCGCTGGTCGAGGGCTCGGACGTGTCGGGCCATCTGCGCAAGGATCTGGCCGAGCGCTGGGGTGTGGCGCAGGTGCCGGTTGCCGGCGGGGCAGGGGACAACGCCGCCACCGCCTGCGGCATGGGCGTGATGCGCCCCGGCACCGGGTTCCTGTCGCTGGGGACATCCGGCGTGCTGTTCGCGGCGAGCGACCGCTACCAGCCTAATACCGGCGACGCGGTGCACACGTTCTGCCACGCGGTGCCGGAGACCTGGCACCAGATGGGGGTGATCCTCTCGGCCTCGGATTCGATGAGCTGGCTGTCCGAGATCACCGGGCGCGGCGTGCCGGAGCTGGCGGCGCTGGTGCCCGAACGGGTCGAGGCGCCGGCGCGGGTGACCTTCCTGCCCTATCTTTCCGGCGAGCGCACGCCGCTGAACGATCCCGGCGCGGCGGGGGCCTTTGTCGGGCTGCGCCGCGACGTCGCCCTGCCCGAGATGGTGCAGGCGGTGATGGAGGGCGTGGCGATGGCCTTTGCCGACAGCGTGCGGGTGCTGCGCAAGGCGGGCACGCCGATCGAGGCGGCCTTTGCGGTGGGCGGCGGCGCGCGGTCGCGGGCCTGGCTCACCCTCTGCGCCAGCATCACCGGGCTGCGCCTGCTGGTGCCGAAGGACGGCGATTTCGGCGCCGCCTTCGGGGCGGCGAAGCTGGCGGCGGCTGCGGCCACGGGCGAGACGGGCGACGCGATCTTTGCGCAGCCGGAGGTGGGCGAGGAGATCCTGCCCGATACGGATCTGCGCGAGGCCTATGCGAAAAAGTATGACGCCTATATGCGCGGATATCCGGCAGTGAAATCGCTGGAATTCTGA
- a CDS encoding NAD(P)-dependent alcohol dehydrogenase: MKALVLEEKGRLALREFDSPGTLGPRDVRIKTHTVGICGSDVHYYTHGKIGHFVVTEPMVLGHEASGTVIECGSEVSGLKPGDRVCMEPGIPDPDSRASKLGIYNVDPAVRFWATPPVHGCLTPEVIHPAAFTYKLPESVSFAEGAMVEPFAIGMQAALRARIQPGDIAVVTGAGPIGMMVALAALAGGCARVIVADLAQPKLDIIGAYDGIETVNIRETPVAEAVAAATDGWGADVVFECSGAAPAILGMHELARPGGAIVLVGMPVDPVPVDIVGLQAKELRVETVFRYANVYDRAIALMASGKVDLTPLISGTVPFEESIAGFDRAVEARDTDVKLQIAMPE; encoded by the coding sequence ATGAAGGCGCTGGTTCTGGAGGAAAAGGGCAGGCTCGCCCTGCGGGAGTTCGACAGTCCCGGCACGCTCGGGCCGCGCGACGTGCGGATCAAGACCCATACGGTCGGTATCTGCGGCTCGGATGTGCATTATTACACCCATGGCAAGATCGGCCATTTCGTGGTGACCGAGCCGATGGTGCTGGGGCACGAGGCCTCGGGCACGGTGATCGAATGCGGCAGCGAGGTGAGCGGGCTGAAACCCGGCGACCGGGTCTGCATGGAGCCCGGCATTCCCGACCCGGACAGCCGCGCCAGCAAGCTGGGGATCTACAATGTCGATCCGGCGGTGCGCTTCTGGGCGACGCCGCCGGTGCATGGCTGCCTGACCCCCGAGGTGATCCACCCCGCCGCCTTTACCTACAAGCTGCCCGAGAGCGTCAGCTTTGCCGAGGGCGCCATGGTCGAGCCTTTCGCCATCGGCATGCAGGCGGCGCTGCGGGCGCGCATCCAGCCGGGCGATATCGCGGTGGTCACCGGCGCCGGCCCGATCGGCATGATGGTGGCGCTGGCGGCCCTCGCGGGCGGCTGCGCCAGGGTGATCGTCGCCGATCTCGCCCAGCCCAAGCTCGACATCATCGGCGCCTATGACGGCATCGAGACGGTGAATATCCGCGAGACGCCGGTGGCCGAGGCGGTGGCGGCGGCCACCGATGGCTGGGGCGCAGATGTGGTCTTTGAATGCTCCGGCGCAGCGCCGGCCATTCTCGGCATGCATGAACTGGCCCGGCCCGGCGGCGCGATCGTGCTGGTGGGCATGCCGGTCGATCCGGTGCCGGTGGATATCGTCGGGCTCCAGGCCAAGGAGCTGCGGGTCGAGACGGTGTTCCGCTACGCCAATGTCTATGACCGGGCGATTGCGCTCATGGCCTCGGGCAAGGTGGATCTGACACCGCTGATCTCGGGCACCGTGCCGTTCGAAGAGAGCATCGCTGGTTTCGACCGCGCGGTCGAGGCGCGCGACACCGATGTGAAGCTCCAGATCGCGATGCCGGAGTGA
- a CDS encoding AraC family transcriptional regulator: MQPDLELVHIRKGESFAAWMHGYPFRTVRWHYHPEYEIHLVVDTHGTFYIGDHIGAFGPGQLIMTGPNLPQNWISDIAPGEVVPERSFVIQFPEAFIEDAAAAMPEMEAIRPLLDRSHRGLLFDETTAAQIKPLMMELFEAQGLRRLALFWEILDLLARAPDPEVLASLSYELDLESLKESGVNKAIAYLRENLTENIDEKDLAQMVNQSPSAFSRAFKRHTGSTLVRYKNQLRVDLACQMLLTRPEAKVAEICYDVGFSNLSNFNRHFVRLKGMSPSQFRTTFAANGVFSEAD, encoded by the coding sequence ATGCAACCCGATCTGGAACTCGTGCACATCCGCAAGGGCGAGAGCTTTGCCGCCTGGATGCACGGCTATCCGTTCCGGACCGTGCGCTGGCATTACCATCCCGAATACGAAATCCACCTCGTCGTGGACACGCATGGCACGTTTTATATCGGCGATCACATCGGCGCGTTCGGCCCCGGGCAACTGATCATGACCGGCCCGAACCTGCCGCAGAACTGGATTTCCGATATCGCGCCGGGCGAGGTCGTGCCCGAGCGCTCCTTTGTCATCCAGTTTCCCGAGGCGTTTATCGAAGATGCCGCCGCCGCGATGCCCGAGATGGAGGCGATCCGCCCGCTGCTCGACCGCAGCCATCGCGGGCTGCTCTTCGACGAGACGACGGCGGCGCAGATCAAGCCGCTGATGATGGAGCTTTTCGAAGCACAGGGCCTGCGCCGGCTGGCGCTGTTCTGGGAGATCCTCGACCTGCTGGCACGCGCGCCCGATCCGGAGGTGCTGGCGAGCCTGAGCTACGAGCTCGACCTCGAGTCCCTCAAGGAGAGCGGGGTCAACAAGGCCATCGCCTATCTGCGCGAGAACCTGACCGAGAATATCGACGAGAAAGACCTGGCGCAGATGGTCAACCAGAGCCCCAGCGCCTTTTCGCGGGCTTTCAAACGGCACACCGGCTCGACCCTGGTGCGCTACAAGAACCAGCTCAGGGTGGATCTGGCCTGCCAGATGCTCCTGACCCGTCCGGAGGCCAAGGTGGCCGAGATCTGCTATGATGTCGGCTTCTCCAACCTCTCCAATTTCAACCGTCATTTCGTGAGGCTGAAGGGCATGTCGCCCTCGCAGTTCCGGACGACCTTTGCGGCGAACGGGGTGTTCTCGGAGGCGGACTGA
- the repB gene encoding plasmid partitioning protein RepB — MTDSRKKRMSMLDSLAAAGSGSAAPSMMSTNRALRSARNAVDNHHVWELDPGAIDDDRMRDRLDPADVIDLRHAIEQNGQTVPILVRRHPSEPDRYLLVYGRRRLEAIRQSDSVTKVRALVASLDDSAAMQAQISENMARRDLSYIEKALFAQELVEQGFGNQARVAEVLTVTKSSVSMAMAIAGSVGRELIEAIGAAHGIGRPRWEALSRAIDETGADRAELAALAERVHTEAETALVRQEPVPEDVSVAAFEAVLKAVSASPAPRRSTAQSTGKSAPAKHPITIGGRKAGSVKRTAKGLAIDLDEPGFADWLEAEAQEVIEELHARWRTRAED; from the coding sequence ATGACCGATAGCCGCAAGAAACGCATGTCGATGCTCGACAGTCTCGCCGCCGCCGGATCGGGCAGCGCCGCGCCGTCGATGATGTCCACCAACCGTGCCCTGCGCTCGGCGCGCAACGCGGTCGACAATCACCATGTCTGGGAGCTCGACCCCGGCGCCATCGACGACGACCGCATGCGCGACCGGCTCGACCCGGCGGATGTGATCGACCTGCGCCACGCCATCGAACAGAACGGCCAGACCGTGCCGATCCTGGTGCGCCGCCACCCGAGCGAGCCCGACCGCTACCTGCTGGTCTATGGCCGCCGCCGGCTGGAGGCGATCCGCCAGTCCGACAGTGTGACCAAGGTCCGTGCGCTGGTGGCCAGTCTCGACGACAGCGCCGCGATGCAGGCGCAGATCTCCGAGAACATGGCCCGGCGCGACCTCTCCTATATCGAAAAGGCGCTCTTTGCGCAGGAGCTGGTAGAGCAGGGCTTCGGCAATCAGGCCCGCGTGGCCGAGGTGCTGACGGTGACGAAATCCTCCGTCTCCATGGCCATGGCCATCGCCGGCAGCGTCGGGCGCGAGCTGATCGAGGCGATCGGCGCCGCGCATGGCATCGGGCGCCCGCGCTGGGAGGCCCTGTCGCGCGCCATCGACGAGACCGGCGCCGACCGCGCCGAACTCGCCGCCCTGGCCGAGCGGGTGCACACAGAGGCGGAAACCGCCCTCGTCCGGCAGGAGCCCGTGCCCGAGGATGTCTCCGTCGCCGCGTTCGAGGCAGTGCTGAAAGCGGTGAGCGCCTCCCCTGCCCCGCGCCGGAGCACCGCGCAGAGCACGGGCAAATCCGCGCCCGCAAAACATCCGATCACCATCGGTGGCCGCAAGGCAGGCAGCGTCAAACGCACCGCCAAGGGCCTCGCCATCGACCTAGACGAGCCCGGCTTTGCCGACTGGCTCGAGGCCGAAGCACAAGAGGTGATCGAAGAGCTTCACGCCCGCTGGAGAACCCGGGCGGAAGACTGA